Genomic DNA from Bemisia tabaci chromosome 2, PGI_BMITA_v3:
GAGGTAGGTCCATAGACATATAATACATTCTAGACTGTACATGAGGCTTGACTTGATGGAGAGATGAGACAGCGTGTGGGTTAAGAACGCGCCTTCTTGAAAAATACTACAAACTAGTGTACCCACATGTTGTACCAAGTGCAAAGAGTAGTGCACATATTTCGTATACAAGTAGCCAAGTGGTGCTACTCGATTCTCAAAGTTTCTAGTACTATTACCCATTGCCTCATTTGGGAAGCCACATGCTGATTGTGCACCGTAGCATATGTCTATGGTGGGGTTATTTGGTCACAGAATATGCAAGCAAACACCAACAGAGGGTTTACTCACAGCACTTTTCCGacacagaagaaaaacaaaGCTAGAAAGATCTTTTATCCAGAGTCCAATCCCAGTTTGTGTTTGAGAATGCATTCCTGCACTCTTACAATCTTGCAATATTGCACTCGTTTAGCAACGGTGCAGATAGTACACGGAGCGAAACATTGGAGTGAATGGCAGTGAGTCTTCTGTTGGCGTTATCCTACATATTCTGTCATTTGGTTGAgttggtgaaattttcacaccCTCAGAGAATCCCTTGTGATGTAAACCTTTAGACAACATAGTGAAGGTTTAGTGAAGAGGAAATACTCTTGCCTTCAGCTAATAAGTGAAGCCTATTCCTTCAAGGAGTAGATGGCAATGAAAATTGAGTGCACAATTAAAGAAACCAGAGTATAAATATTCCAGCCCCTTTAGTCCATTAGATAAGGTATACCTAGCTTTAATAAGATCTTAAAAGATAATGCAACGTATGGCTGTTGTTTGTAGCTATGGAAAAATTACATTGGCCTTTGCAAGAGTAAATGTACATGCACTGatgaatactttaaaaatacaatTGGGACACTTCTGTCATGTTACTGAAGGGAGCAGTAAGTGAGAAAATGGACCTCGTACCGTCTGAGTAGAAAAGTTTATCGAAATAGGTTTCCGTTCATTATAAAAGTGCCATCAATCATTCGAAAAACTCTCAGAAATTATTTGGATGTTTAGAAATTGGCGAAATGCATTTTCAATGGTATTAAATGGACCTATTTCATTTCCATGTCTAGTAAGATGTCCATAAGTGcaatcttctgcatgctttcatggttgcgttttggacaaaccacaaacaaattttaaggatagaaattgGCAGAGAAGGGCACCATTTCACTCAATAAGTGCAGCTCTCTAGAAGAATGCTGTTCTTTACGGCTGTTAGTGCTGTTCAGTGTGAAACGAAGTCAATTTTTGTACATTTACAGCTTTCTCATGGATGTTGCTTTTATACGAACAAGACCAATTCTGTTGTTTTAGCTGCAGTGAATTTATCTAAATTAGATTAGATGacttttgaaggaaacttgattaagaaaatttgaaaattaggtaTTGCTCCCTTCAGTAAAATGACAGGCTTGTCGATAAACAACCCACCAGATAGTCcaactaaagaaaaaaattagaccaACTGCCGCATCTGCAAGCAAGAGGTCATTACTAAAAAATGGTACTCTCTATCAAGTTGAGGATATAACTCAACTTCTGAGAAGAGTGGAAGGTGGAAAAACTGAAGCCATCATAGGTACAGTTTCACCGTGCATGACATTAAACCTACATTGAATCTTACagtctcctttcaaaaaagctcaacaaaaaattaaaaaaaaaaactcaacacaaatgaatcaaatgatagatccaaagaaaaaaatataactaaAATAGATAACAATAAAATAACTAAGATAAAAGAGAGTGATAATGACAGTAAAAATGATAATAAGTTTGACACAATAACTTTCAAAAGAGTACTGGAACATTTTGTAAGATGAGCAACTTTTTCTCAAACTCTCTGAGAGGCACCGCTTGATGAAAGAGCCCTCACAAAACAGGAGACTGGACATCATATCATCCTGCCCTTTTTAGACTTTCAGATTAAACGTGGTTTATGAGAGTTGTTAAAAAGGGAAATCTCCGGACGTGATACTTGCGATGACCCAATAATCTTCAGAAACTGAATAAGTCTTGTTGAGAGGGAAACCTGAAAGAAGCCTCCAAGGTGGAGCAACAGGGGAAGAAGAGAAGGTTGTAATGAATAATCATTGAATCTTAATTCTGTAATTCTTAAACACCACGTTAAATCTGATTATAGGATTCTTTCCAGCGCAAACCAAATATTTTACTGACAGAAGGCATAAATTGGGATAACTTACAGTTCCAAAGGTACTCTGACGAAAATTCTTCATTATTggattgttcaattttttcataccaGTGAGACAGTAAATGGATTAATGATGATCGTATCAGAATGAAGTAaggcgaaaaaaaaacaaacaagtaAAGTACATCGGTGTTTTTCAAGTCTGGTTATGCTCTGGAGAAAAATTTCCTGTACATTAAACGGATTTATATCAATCAAAAAAAGCTACCTTCATTTCGACATGCGCCCTGTCACGCACGTATTCTTACAAGTCTCAGAACTTAACTCATGATGGAGATGGTTTCATTTGATTTAGATACATCCAAAGCTTGAGTCTTCTGAGGGGAAAATCAATgataatttgaaagaaattgcACTCTGAAGAGAACTCAGGTCGTACCCTCAGTTGATAAGAATTTTATAGAGATAGGAGTCGGATAAATGGAGGTAAGCTGAACAACTGAAAGATGCTGAAGATCTGCTTTACAGCAGATCTGAGAAGGTATCTTCCTACAGGAACTCCTTCTCTATACCTAGAGAATCCCATTTAAACAAGACCTGCTAGTTTGAGAAGAAATTGCAATCTTTAAACAATTCTTACAATATTTACACATGTATATACATATATGTATACAGGAACATGACTATATAAGCGTAATACAcatgaaatgtaaaaattgagcATCATTCAGAATGAATTTAGTAACAATTACATACACTAATACTACTTGGTATAATCACAAACTTGCTCAAAGATATCCTGTCTAACTAGAGGTTAGCAGGTTTTTCACATAGAGGTGACAGTAAGTTgattcgttttttcttttctaatcgAGATGAGTATCTTgaatatttcaataaattatttgaaTTGTAACAAGTGACAAGAgcgaaaatatatattttaaaatagatgtaatgagagaaaattggagaaatatgATAATTACGTTGTGTAGTTAGAATTTTAATAGTCTTTTATTCtactttgagaattttcaacatCAGCAGTTTCGACAGGCTCGATGGTTTTGTCCTTCCGTGGCGTTGTTCGAATTGATGCTACACGGCCTATGTCTCCTATCATGACACtgtaaagaaggaaaaaaaaaataagatacatGAAATTTACAAGGAATTAAACAAAGGACTaccttcaaaggaaaaataaacaatgCTGGAATTGAGACACGGAATTATATTATTCCCCATTAAAACTACAGTTGGAAAATGATTTGGCAGTGGAAATTTCATACAACTTTTAAATATTATACTACGTTTTTAGTATGCATTGATTAACAATGTTTGCAAAAAATTGGCGTGTCTCCTTTGAAGGGATCAAACACACAAAAGAGATTTTCAAGGACTTTCTTAACAATTCATGTTCCTTCTTTTATTCATTGTGATTTCCTAGCAAAAAATTGAACGCCTCTGAATGGGCCGCTTGATAGTATTCAGACAAAGTTCCCCCCCACTACGTCTCCATTCCCTAATCAATAGTGTGGACAAAGTTCAACTCTGCggctctttgtctatcaattggacgtatttctgccaaacggaactaagtgcattatgatgtgagccctgttttgcatatattctcatgaatcttagggctcatgtcttaatgcacatagttccgtttggcagagatacgtccaatttcaacagtcagccTGCAGATAAGCATCTCTACCTTTCAATGACAAAGACTACTGGAGGTGGAGGGGTACTGGGTAGTGTAGGTATTAGCTATTGTCCTTAGAATATCCGTACACCTCAGAGCATGGgcagagatgaaaaaaaattatccaagcACTCTGGGCCGTTCAATGCTTTGCTAGGTTTTTGCGCTGttcttttgtaaatttatttctgaaaattggaGCGACTTCCAAAAGGGCATCTGATGAATTACTTTAAGCTAAGAGCCATCAAAAAAAAAGGGCGATTGTAGTTTTTGATTTCCTCACACCATGAGGAAGGTGAGTAAAATACAGCGACAGTGTTCAtgcaaaatccgaaattcaaagaatgaaaaatggACATAATGGACAATGACGCCTGTTGTTTCTTAACCGTAACTTGTTGTAATTCTgcacaaaatataattttatacaCTTATTGACCAAAGACTTTTTATCATCAACCATgctatttttcgaaaaattagaGACAAAAATGTCGGTACTGATGTATGTCACCGAACTCTTGCTAAGATGTCGGAGGTGCAATTGCTTGAGGGCTTTTCATCCTTGGCGGAGCGCAGTTTTTGGGTCATGCTTTTACATTAATATTAGGTTTTTTAATCAGGGAAAGTTTGAAGTAAGAAATAAGAAATTCAGTTATGTCTTGCCTAAGGGTTGATCTAAGAAATTTTCAATGCTTGAATTGGTTTCTAtgctaaatttaactttttacggGGCAAACTATAAATGGAAGAGTTTTTGGTGAAAACTACCCATCATCCTTCAGATTCCTATCACAAACAAACAACATCAATCAATGCCTGCATAAAACACAACAAGCACCTGACACAATAATCATAATTTTGTCTATCCTGATTCATAGCAGTTCGTTCCTGTTCATCGCACTATTTTCGATTCATCCTATTATTTCTGTTCATCCCGATTTGCCCCCATTTAATGATCTTAAATTTTAGGTATTCCTAAATTAGCCACAAGATAAAAAATGTATGGGTCAAAAATGTAATCATTTAGAGCAAAATGAAGATATTGTGATCCATCAGTGTTATCTCCCGATAAATTTAGAGTAGCCCCCCTGCAACTTTGCCTCCCCCTCTCCACGAGTAGAGAAAGACGCAGCCCTACATAAAAAAATATGCTTACCTGGTGAGTTGGTAGAAGTTTGATGTCAGCTGATGGGCACCAGAACATGAACTTGAGATGCTTTGTTTCTATAATAAACCTCTCCACGGCTAAATGGTTCCACTCGCCACCTTGGATCCCTGGCAGCATTATCTCCGACATATTTTGATAACCTAACTATTGGGAGCGGAAGGAACCCACTGGTTAATGGCATTACATCTACTGTGACAGAAAACTTATCACTTGATTCCAATGACAAATAGCCAGCTCGCCTTTCACCACAGACTGCCCAAAATGCTTGATCAGCCAGAACCTCGTAGTGGAGGGATGAACAGGTACATGAGGCAGCGCGCATGACGCTAACTGTTAGTTGACAAACAGTTTTAGCTCGACAAAACTCACTGGCACGGCTTTCGCTTGACTCATTTGCTTTTAGTGGTTTTGGCTCAACTTTCAATTCAACTTCAAACAGAGTCCGGTAGTTAGATACTTCAAAGTTTAAGTTCAGCGGTTTCTTAGTGCTTTCtgcattttcttcattttgcacACAATAATCAATGCTGAATTGTGTTTGAAGACTAGGGGCCAGAGCTTCACTTAATGGTTCTGACGCAACTACTTTTAACTCCCATACAAATGTGATAATTTTGCGGCCATTTGTGCGATTGCACAGGGTCTGCTCTGAACTGGGGTTTAATGATGTGAGGCTGACCTGGTATGTTGATGAGATGTCATTCGTTATTTTTAATTGTGGGTTGCTGAACTTAATTGGGAAAGTTGTGTATGAAGTGATGAGAACATTGATGAATTTGCGTAGAGCTGCCGATTGTAAGGATATGCTATGAATGAATGGATAGTGAAAAGAGGTTGGAATTTCAATGGGCTTATCACAGGAGGGTAATATCACACAAATTGTGTGGTCAGCAGTGAGAGATGCATCTTTTTGCTGAACCATCTGTGAAAGAAGTGTGACTGGAATTGTAAGATTTTCATGAGGTTTGCAACTTTTTACTGGTAAAGTGATTTCTTTTTGGAAGTCACTTTTGCTGTCGTCATCAGCTTTGATTAATAGCCCACCTGAGCAAATCACTTGGACATGTGAATTTTCTGGCAATATTTGACTATTAGTTGACACAACTAGTTTCACTCTCTCTTCAACTCCAACAAGAAGTGAGCCTTCAGAGCTTTTTTCTAGATTTACAGATGGCGATTTCCAAATGGCAGTAAAATATAAACGAGGACTTATTGTCGTGGATAATAATTCAAGTCTATTATTAACTTCAACGCACACCTGACCAAGTCGGAATGTACCTGAACAATTTATTTTGGACTTTAAGACTAGTCTGTTCCTGCCTGGTTTCAATTCTGGATCTTTTAAAATGAGCGACTGAGAGAAATCACCTTTTGGCACGCTAACTAGCCTTTTGTTTCGTCCACCTTGAGAGTCTTGGCGTTTCAAATGGTGCTTCTGATTTTTACAGACTACGGAAACACTGCCTAAACTACCATCTTGTtgatattcaaaactttcttgaatCGGTAATTTCAtaaggaatgcattttcctcaCAACAGGAGCGGGCATGATTTTCTTGTGGAATGAGACTGTTTCGTTTCCCACGGTTATCTGGCTGAGTTTTAAGTTGTTCAACAGAGACAGCTATACTTTTGACGATAAACTGACTTGGCAAACGACAATCTAGTTCTAAAATTGCTTCAACTGCTAGATTTTCTTCCAGAGTGACAACCTCTGCACTGATAATTTGAATGCAGTCTGATAGCGGAAATCGCCATGGTgcatctgaaaataaaaaaatagaaaaaatttaatttaattgtgAGCTCAGAGAAAATATGTGTCAAGATTCACTGGGCTGAAATAATCAAACTATTCTATGAGAGCCATGATATGGAATGAGTGACAAGTTGATTTAGCTTTATTAAAATGTTGAGAACGCACACATACTGTGGCGCTGAAGAAACATACAGTGTACTTAGATAGTAACATTAAAGATTTGAGTGTTACCAATattccctcaataaaatatttattgacTTATATTCATATATTAGACTTTAAGAAATCGACTAAAATCAATTTCTTGATATGCTGGCACTACAGCGTTTGTGTGCATTAATTATCCCTCCTTTCAAAGATACAAGGATGTTGGGAGTAAGACTAAAAATATGAATCTGTTGTACTAACGAGATGCAGGAATCTAAATACATTttctataaataaaaaaatcatgtgaaGATGCTTAATGACagctttttttcaatgattggAACACAAAATTACCTGTTGTATTATAAATTAAACTAGTCATTTGATCGAAATAGTGAGTCCTCGTAGTCAGATCCAAGCACGGTGAGCTGGCAATAGAGGCACACATTCGGGCAAACCTAGAACAGAAGCACACATTTTTCTCGTACTTTAATCAGTTAAAATCACTTTAAAAGAATGGGAACAGTTTATGAATATTGCAGGCTGCTTTACGTATCAAGTGACAAAAAACCTCATTGACTTGTTGATGAAGCGAGAATTTCAAAGAGGCTTGCCTGCGCATGCTGATTGGGCTTGTGAAAGTGAGCAGGGgccacagcgggctgattgttgaaattgatacacaaagctatagataaagaagacaacaGGGTATGTGGAGGATCCAACtgttggaagcgggtggttgcaatcgacaaaggaggtagataatagactaacagcaacccatgaAAGACCCCATaatcagtccatcatttacccccttggtccataagaaccacccgtttcaaccaataggatcgctccatactccctatgtcttctttgtctattgctttgtctatcaatttcaacaatcagcccgcaactGGTCGAAGAGACACTTTAAGGAGTGGACAGGGTGTAACTGCTCATTTGAGCTTGCTCAGATACCGTCACATTGCCCATTCTGATCATGTTAGTAGGGGCATGGCCGGCCAAAAAACTTTAGTGTAAAATATCACTGTCATTGGTGTATTCCAGTTtgatgaaattatgaattaCTTTAAAGAATTATGGCGGTCAAAACTTACTTCTCTAGGTCATCCATTTCTTTGTAACATTTTGCAAGTTTTAGCTGACACTGAAGGGCCAAGAGAGGCCAATTATCTTCTTCGTAGGTTCGTAAGGCACTTGAGAGGAAACTGACTGCTTTTGTGAGATCTTTCattgaaatataaaatgaagCGAGATCTAGGCCGATCATTCGGGCTGACCGAATTCTTCCGATATGTTTGTACGTTCCCATTGCAAGCTCTGCTAATTCCTGAAATGTAGAATTATGGTTTAGAGTTTTGCATTTCACAGATGGTGAGTAGATGTAgcagaaaataggaaaaatactTATTGAAGAACAAATTAATTTCGGTCATGACGAAATTCGTacagaatgaagaaaaaacttgtGCGGAACTAGTTATTCAATGCTTCATCAAACTTATTCAACAATTCTGAAGAATTGATGGGGAAGTAACTCCTATGATTTGAACTTTCAAAGTTGGAGAAGGAAAGTCCTTTCTGTATCATTCTTGAGATTATCTTGTTGACTTTGTTGTACACATACTACTTGTATCAGAAAAATGCAGGTAGTGAAAGTTACGAATTTTTCTGAGCTTCAAAAAAATAGCAAGAGTAAGTTAGCATGAGCTGAAAACCATTCAACTCTCTTTGCTATGAGTTAACTTCGGGTCTCGGATTTTGGATGACGCAAATCTACGCTGTAtctttttgtaaaaacattgagtcccaaaatttttcctcagaattttaaaattctggtCGTCACTTTTTCAATGAAGTAAACAATGATTAATATTTGCAACATCATTCCACAAAGAAatagtttaatttttaacaaaccAAAAATGCATTATTACAAATAAGTAACatcatgccatagagggttaagaCCCTTTCTAGAAAAACATTCAAgtttgttcctttttgctgacCTGACATAAATTCAAAATGGAATAGGAACTGAAATACAGGATCTATCAACTCCATTTATACGACTTACTAAGTATTCTTTGGTAAATGCATCTTTCGATGATAAGGCGTGTTTCAGTTTCTCACTGGGATCAGAATCAGCTATACCAGCAGACAGCATCACAACAGCGTGTAAGTTTGCGCTGGACTTCTCTTGATCAGGGAGTAGCCCGCATAATTCTCCCAATTCCAACAACTGTAAAAACGTCATAAAGAAATTTATCGTAGAGTTAggattgaaattgatggatcgagtttctcttaaaaaaaaaaaaaatggaaaattgtgtaaaataaGTATTGGAGGTGATATTGCAGCCCCAGTGAAAAGTGCACAGGGTCAATTTCATAAAAGTTCTATCCTACTGCCATTTAAACGTTAGTGGCAAACTCTTTTGTAATTAGGACTCGATAAATATAAAATACAGAAATTCCACGTAATTGGACAATTGAGATATCCTCTACAAAAACAACCTGTACTTGTAAGACTAGTTATTTCACAAATAAGAGTTGGAACA
This window encodes:
- the SIDL gene encoding trafficking protein particle complex subunit 10 gives rise to the protein MNHPLNMPISNETQEFSLLDKKPLVTYAGDVDLFKSLEATLANSLSSEPAEWCRSYNRGSKSVKVTAEFTPFQNDCLPKEGDWRLLQQPVFHTFWTQCSDMEMYKASLREEIESWLKVLSHHNVLDWMIVLVETYDFRKHNKLLPRTTVLDKIKNDFGAKHADRCLSVINPLRSEMRSGGSWRRLVVNFRLLLLSAYDRLLWNFEEKVRSQRERRTEPDWNFCKYFLLQEELAFVLAMLGVYDEALVQYDELDALFTQFVLNYAVGEVPSWLNKFQGPLDRWHGVSLTQSVDLNLRSAIRNCSISLLDFRCYLYSRQAAMLLLSGKPWEVASRCISFCNNCINELDILEVSCPPGAVACWVWLCCIEVLNTCQKYTDSKVVSACSLYTARLWDCATKKLLELGELCGLLPDQEKSSANLHAVVMLSAGIADSDPSEKLKHALSSKDAFTKEYLELAELAMGTYKHIGRIRSARMIGLDLASFYISMKDLTKAVSFLSSALRTYEEDNWPLLALQCQLKLAKCYKEMDDLEKFARMCASIASSPCLDLTTRTHYFDQMTSLIYNTTDAPWRFPLSDCIQIISAEVVTLEENLAVEAILELDCRLPSQFIVKSIAVSVEQLKTQPDNRGKRNSLIPQENHARSCCEENAFLMKLPIQESFEYQQDGSLGSVSVVCKNQKHHLKRQDSQGGRNKRLVSVPKGDFSQSLILKDPELKPGRNRLVLKSKINCSGTFRLGQVCVEVNNRLELLSTTISPRLYFTAIWKSPSVNLEKSSEGSLLVGVEERVKLVVSTNSQILPENSHVQVICSGGLLIKADDDSKSDFQKEITLPVKSCKPHENLTIPVTLLSQMVQQKDASLTADHTICVILPSCDKPIEIPTSFHYPFIHSISLQSAALRKFINVLITSYTTFPIKFSNPQLKITNDISSTYQVSLTSLNPSSEQTLCNRTNGRKIITFVWELKVVASEPLSEALAPSLQTQFSIDYCVQNEENAESTKKPLNLNFEVSNYRTLFEVELKVEPKPLKANESSESRASEFCRAKTVCQLTVSVMRAASCTCSSLHYEVLADQAFWAVCGERRAGYLSLESSDKFSVTVDVMPLTSGFLPLPIVRLSKYVGDNAARDPRWRVEPFSRGEVYYRNKASQVHVLVPIS